CCCACGATCTGTTCGACAAACTGCTGATAGGAGTTAGGATGGTCCAACCGGAGGGAGATGAATGCGGTCAGACCCAGGTCGAGGGCTTTCGGATTCAGACGAGCCTGAAACCCTTGAATAACCCCTTTTTCCTCCAACTTTTTAATGCGTTCTGCGACAGCAGGAGACGAGAGGCCGACAAGCGATGCCAGTTCGGTCTGTGTTACTCGTCCGTTGCGTTGGAGGTGCTGAAGTATTCGGCAATCTACGGCATCATACATAAATTTTTGGCCTCCTTGCCTAAAACCACCAACCATTTGATAAGAATATATAAAAAATTAGAGGGGAAGTCAAGGAAAACCGTATTTTTGTTCGAAAAACCTTGGAATGACTCTCTGTTTTCCCTGTTGGTTAGAATATCTACTGCGAAATAGAAAATATTTTACAAGCAATCAGTAGTAAGTTCTTACCAATGAGGAAACGGGGTTACTTCAGTGTTATTCCCGATAAAAACCCTCGCCACAGGAAAAACGGTGGCGACAGCAAGCGCGCCTTCTTTGGAATGGTCAGCAATGCGGACGGTCTTCTTGGCAGTTTTTATCGTCTCCTTCAGCTTGACGGTCTTGTCTGTTTTCGCCTATGATTTGATGGTCGTCAAAAGTGACGGCGCTTGGGCGAACCGGTACGGCGAGGACATGCTGGATCGCCCTATCGCGCCGGGCGTCGTCATCACGATTGAAAAGAGCTACAGCATCTGCGGCCATCAGGTTGAGGAAAACTTGGAACGGCCGGAAGACTGGACTGGCCGACCTTTTCGTGAATTGCTGCAACGGTATCCAGAAGGGGACGGATGGCGCTGGGAACTTCGCCCAGGCCAAATCCGCTTGCATCGAAACGACCATAGCCTTTGTCCGGAAGACGCTGCGAAACGTCATCTCGGCGTTGTCGGCGGGGTCGTGGCGGTCATCGTCGGTCCGCCGGGTGTCTTTGGCGGGATTGACCGGTTGACTGACCTGCCCGCCGACCGTTTCCCTGCGCCGTTATTCCGGTTGGCGGAACAGGGGTGGCTGGATATGATGACACTGGAAGAGCTCTCCCTGCTTCTGGATGGCATGGACGAATCTAACGGTCATAAAGAAAAGGATTCAACCGAAGGGCGTCGAAAACCTTAAAACGTATCGAATCAGGGAGGTGGCGGGTTGGTTATCCTGGGGATCGACCCGGGAACAGCCATTTGCGGATACGGTCTGATTGAGGCGCAGGGCAACCGGCTCTCTGCCATTGCCTATGGCGCTGTGCGCACACCGGCCCACACATCCCAGGCTTCCCGGTTACAAACGATTTTTACCGATCTGGAGGCGATCATCGCCACCTATCAGCCAAACCATGTTGCCGTAGAGGAGCTTTTTTTCAATCGCAATGTCACCACGGCCCTCACTGTCGCGCAAGCCAGGGGCGTCGCTCTGCTGGCTGCGGCCCGGGCCGGTCTGTCTGTCCACGAATACAAACCGTCCCAGGTCAAACAGGCCGTTGTCGGTTACGGAAGGGCGGAAAAACAACAGGTGCAACAGATGGTGCGCGTCCTCCTGGCGCTGGAGGAGACTCCAAAGCCCGATGACGTGGCCGACGCGCTGGCCGTGGCCATCTGTTGCGCCCATAGCCTGACCTGGGGGGTGGCCTGCCGGTGATCGCTTTTTTGCGCGGGCGCCTCGCCGGCTTGGGCGACGATTGTCTGCTCTTGGACGTGGCTGGCGTAGGCTACCGAGTCTTCGTTCCGGCGACGATGCTATCCGCGTTGCCCCGAGCGGGTCGGGAGATATTGATCCATACCTTTTATCATACACGGGAGGATCAGGTCAGCCTCTATGGCTTTTTGACGGAGGAGGAGTTAGAGTTCTTCCGCCTCCTTTTGGAGGTCAGCGGCGTCGGGCCAAAGGTGGGTCTGGCGATCCTTTCCGCTTATTCAGCCGTGGAGGTCCAGCGGGCCATCATCGCCGAAGATGTGCTCGCCTTGACGCGGATCCCGGGCATCGGGCGCAAGACGGCCCAACGTCTCGTGATCGAGTTGCGGGACAAACTGCTCAAACAGGGGCTCCGCGTTGTACGTGTCCAACCGTCATCACAGGAGCAGAACGGGCAAGATCATTTGCAGCGAGAAACATCGCCTGAATCGCTAGAGGAGCTATCGCCGGAAAGGGCGTCCTTACAGGATCATTCGCTGAAGGAACCCTCCCCGGACCAGCGCGCCTCCGAAGGGACAGCGCAACCGGCGCGCAGGCGGAAAAAAGCGGTCCCTGCCGAAGCGGGCCGGATGTGGAAGACTCTCCCCCGCGACGAGGCCTTTTCGGCCCTGCAGGTCTTGG
This genomic window from Heliomicrobium undosum contains:
- a CDS encoding Lrp/AsnC family transcriptional regulator is translated as MYDAVDCRILQHLQRNGRVTQTELASLVGLSSPAVAERIKKLEEKGVIQGFQARLNPKALDLGLTAFISLRLDHPNSYQQFVEQIVGCPYILECHRVTGEDGFLLKIRVKDTMELEQILTTQILSLPGVSHTRTSIALATPKEETVLPLPTEEQSD
- the ruvC gene encoding crossover junction endodeoxyribonuclease RuvC, producing MVILGIDPGTAICGYGLIEAQGNRLSAIAYGAVRTPAHTSQASRLQTIFTDLEAIIATYQPNHVAVEELFFNRNVTTALTVAQARGVALLAAARAGLSVHEYKPSQVKQAVVGYGRAEKQQVQQMVRVLLALEETPKPDDVADALAVAICCAHSLTWGVACR
- the ruvA gene encoding Holliday junction branch migration protein RuvA; its protein translation is MIAFLRGRLAGLGDDCLLLDVAGVGYRVFVPATMLSALPRAGREILIHTFYHTREDQVSLYGFLTEEELEFFRLLLEVSGVGPKVGLAILSAYSAVEVQRAIIAEDVLALTRIPGIGRKTAQRLVIELRDKLLKQGLRVVRVQPSSQEQNGQDHLQRETSPESLEELSPERASLQDHSLKEPSPDQRASEGTAQPARRRKKAVPAEAGRMWKTLPRDEAFSALQVLGYTANEARDALVEAAAHVSPDADVEAWIKGALRFLGSQ